aactaaaatttgtacattctaagacattttttgtgataattatgtctaaattagttaaacttgattcatcgtttggtggtctattagacttcttgtgttttgatttatcactTGAttgttgtatttaactacttatatccaatgtttaaggataacgatgtttttattttcaagttaaatgttcgtttgcgtttgtttttatttgcttgcgttcgtttgtgtttgagactggtgttcacgaactgttcgtgaacaactgaatttccttaatgaacgaacatggacataaacttatgttcggtatgcatTCGTGAACTATTCACGAACATGTTaattttcttaatgaacgaacacgaatatggccttgttcgtgttcgttcggttcgtttacagccctatttaAAAGTTCCAAATTATTTTAAAGAGAGTTGTTATATCAGCTATAACTCAAAAGGTTTAAAATTCTGAATatgtaattaaaaaaaaactaatttttatataaatatctttcaactattttttttatattaatttccTTAACCTTACTTAATACACACGTAAATATAAATATAGACTTTTTGTATAAAAAAACTGTTATTGTGATTTCATTTTATTCTTATAAAAACTTAACACATTGTGCACCTATTAGAGTTTGTCACCGCCCCAACAAATACCTTGGTTAGGCAGTTAGGCTATCCtaggggtgttcatgagccgaTCGGATCGAGGGTCTGCTCATGGTCGGATTGAATTACAGCCGATCCGATCCGATCGGATCGAATTTGCAAAACCGAGCACAAAAGTGATGCTCATGCTCGaattgaatttgaatcgagcgGATCGTTTCTCAGTTTCGCTCGGTTTTTCTCAAATCCTAACTAAAATCGAGCGGGTCGTTTTCGCTCGATTGAATTATAAGTTCGCTTTCAACAGAAACAAATCCTtacttaattaaaacatgtccAACACCTTACTAACAAAAGCAATACATAAATAAAATCATAATTCTAAAAATGTTCTTCACAATATCAAGAAGCACAAAATAAAGTGCGAAATACGAATTGTCATTTAACTCAAAAGCCATAAACTTCTTTTTTAAGCTTGATCATCTCTATCCATAAAATTCAACTTCAAATCAACATATAACCTATAAACACAACCATTAAATAAAACTAGTAAGTTCTACACATTACATAACAACTTTTTTGGTTTGTTAACTAAAatctatatattaattattaataaaaataattcgagcgaaaacgagcgatcgacgagcgagcagacctttgctcgtgcttggatTAAATTTGAATCAAGCCGATCCGAGCGGCTTATTTACAAACTGAGCGGGAATCGAACAAGCATTTTTCGAGCGATCCTCGATCGTCGAGCAGTTTGGACAGCCCTAGGCTATCCACATCGCACCTTTCGGTACATTAGTTTGGATTCCGAACGATAACAAAACGGACCGGCTGCGATGGAGCATTATGACTAGGCGGTCTAGATGGGGTGAGGTCCCGATTTATGTGTGGCTGGGGTCTATGTGACCGTTAAACAAATAAGAAAAATCCTAACGGCtagtttttttattaataattaatatatagatTTTAGTTAACAAACCAAAAAAGTTCTCACACAAACAAACACTCTCAATCCCCACTTTCCCACTTTCAGTTTATCAATTTCAAATTCTATTTCAATCACAATAAGCTCGAGCGACGAAGAAACCATACAACATCCACCTAcacgtattttttttttttttttttgcaacggGCAGCTCCAGTACGAAGAGCCCACGCAATCTCAACCGCTACCTTTCCTGGTTTTCACACTATTTCATGGTTTTATTCAATAAACAAGGACCATTTCTTTCTCAGCAAACAGATTTTTATTGTTTTAAAACGCTAACTCACATACCTTCTAAACTTACTCCTATATATACACCAATGTTGATCATAGAATCAGTCCTGAACCATTTTAAAAAGAAGGggaaagttcttgtacaaataatcttaacatactaaacatacaaattgaaggaaaactcaaaaagacaaggtgacatttttgtaattatcaataactatcaaagttactctacaaatatatctaaaaaacctaacccccttccccccacaccccccccccccccaaaaaaaaaaaaaaaaaaaaaaaaaaaaaaaaaaaaaaacctaaacccccacacccccaaaaacctaaccccccccccccccccacccccaagctaaaaactaaaccccaaaaaaatctaaaaaaaaataaaaaaacacacaaaattattttattttatttttttaacattttttattaaaaaatcgctacttttagtagcagcgcaaaaaaaaaattctaacaaAATGTagcatttttttataaaaaatattaaaaaaaattgtgttttttaggtatttttggttgagttcacatttgtatagtaactttgatagttggtgataattacaaaaatgttaccttgttttttttagttttccttcaatttgtatgtttagtatgttaagattatttgtatttgatattTTGCCTTAAAAAACACATTTATTACATACTCGAtataaactagtattaagcacccccgcgttgcggcggggggcGAACACTAATGCCACACTATTGCCAGCGATCACCAACACTATGGTTGTAGTGTGTTAATGCGAAAAATTAAgctgaaacgtaaaacatataaaagatAACTAAGTCGATATAGGACCAAATCATTCTATAAACCTTGTTAGAAAGAGGGGGTAGATGTGGCACTTTCGACTCACTTTCTTTCGAGTGGTTTGATTCAGGTTATTAAATTTATAACTTGTAAAACaggtaaaataaaaaaaaatcaacaaataaGTATATTATTAATTCATAAAACCTTTACCATAAATTCTTACAACCCATACTATAAAAAGACATCAGGTTCATAAAATGCGTTTGTGTCATATGACTAACCAAAAGCTATTCGGGTCATGCGCCATGTGTATTAACAGATTTGGCACATATCTGGTCAAGAACACAAATAAATAAATTCAAATTAATTAGAACAACACTATCATTGTAATAAAATAGTTTTTGTATCACATTTTTGGTAACTAACACACCAAATGTTTATCAGTTAGCACACTTAACCCCTCCATTTGAACCCAAACTAAAAAAGTACATGTTTGACCTGTTTGCCACTTAAGGGCACACCTGCAATAGGGTAATTAGTCATTGACTCGTTTCCATTATAGTATGCAACTATATTCTGCAGCTATTCAATAAGTGACTTAACTGTTGAGAGAACTGAACTTACATCTAACTCGGAAGCCTTTTCTTCAAGTAATTCCGTGAATCCCACTTACATCTCCAGCTGAACACTTTTCCCAAACTCCTACAAGATGTTCAGGTGTAACTGCaagtaataaaaaatatatataaatattccTTTGAGAATACCTAGAAAAGCAAAAcgtatatataatatatacaaaGGGTATATCTTTGGATGCGATGTGTAAGGATCATGTTCTTTCTCTTCGTATCAGTGATTTTGAAAACCGGATCTAGTATCTCTTTGGTACCCCATAGATATGAAGAGTGGCCCTCTATGACTTCTGTAACATCAAATTGCAGCCACAACACAGAATATTGGTTTATACATCAAACGAAATCTATTCTTTGTTCGTACGCAGAATATTATAGGGACCCACTAATACCCTTCTAACTAATGGGATTCGTAAGAATCTAGATTCGAACATGAGGTCTGCTAGAGGAACTCAGGCTGTCAGGCTTTAACCACTATGCCACCCCCTTGAAGGTTGATCAGACCAAACCTTATACATGAAAATGGGCAATAAGGAGATACAGAACTCACATTCTCGACCTCAGGAACATCCACGAGTTCAATTCCAGTTAATCCTTGACTAAGGAGACCATGGTTGACTGTAAAAACCATCTAGCAAAATATAACATACCATTAATAAAATATGATGTGTACGGTGTACCTGGCTCGAAAGGCTCACTCCAACCGTTCAATCGGTTGTGGAATAAGCATTTATCAATCTTCCAGAAACAACCTATCATGCCTACTATAACTGATTTGTAATGAAGAGATGAAAATTACAGAACATGCTCCATACCTTCCTAACAGCTTCCCTTTTTTCGTCTTCTATAGCAACCGGTGCTCCAAGAAGAACAACTCTTTCCACAATTCCAACTgtaaattgaaagaaaagatgtGGATTAGTATCTCTAAATACGCTAAAAGTCCAGTACCCTCTAAACGACACCGAGGTTTTTGAATGGGTGCCAATTAGCATGACCAAATTCAGCCAAATTCTCAAGATCTACATACCGTTTGTCTGAATGGGTATATTTTTGGTTGTCTCCATGTTAGTAAACCGTTTGACTCTTATAAGCACAGGTAAAAGTTGGTAGAGTCCATAATTTTAATGAATCGATACTCTCCTTGAATTTGGTGGAGACCATGGTAAGTAATTAACTTTAGGCAATTATAAATAAGAAATCATACATGTATTCTTCAAAGTCTGCATGTATGGATCAGTTGCTGTGGTTGGAACAATTTGTACCGACACAGAACCTCTACCGGACAAAAAGTGTGTGCTTTTGCTCCCTTTTGACCTTCTCGCCTTGGTGCACTTCCCACTTTctaaaatcaaaatcaaaccGTCTAACAGCTGAGCAACAGTCACATAGTAACAATGGTGATAATTTGTTAAGGTAAAATCATCTATTCCACAACGAATTGATACAACTTAGGTTGAAATGGACTCTACAAATGAGACCCAGAAATAGAAATAAAAATGCAAAATTTCTTTCCACAAAGACATCAAAAGCCAAAACCCAATTCTACAAACCATCGAGCAAAACCCCAACAAAAACTAATCTTATATAACCTTATCAACATTCCAGATATCATTAAAAATGCACGAAAACAGCAAATTATCAAGTAACATTCAAATTTCAAGCAGAATATGCTGAATGAAATCAAATCGTTCAAATGTAAATTGGGGAAAATGTGAGGATCATTACCTAGCTGTGAAATTGCAAGACTTTGAGCAACACCAACTATCAAATTGTGAGAGTGATGTTGTAATTAGAAAGATATATACACAAACGCCATGAAAATCGACTTGATTACGATCGGAGATTGTCTGATCATTGGCTATTTACTCAAGAACTTCATATAAGAGGTGGGTTATGGTGTAGTGACGATGCCGGAGATGGCGCGCCGCCGTTGTTCCGCCGCATGTCGCTGGCGGCCCGGTCTGTCTCTTTGCTTTCATCTCTCTCTCGAATGTGATACTGATGTGGGTTTTGTGACGGGGTAGGAGAAGGTCAATATACGTGTCAAAAATGGAAGCTCAATAGGTGGGGCAGAAAGGACACGCGGCCTTTTATAAAAAGCTTACAACCCTATATACATAACGTACAAACCATAACAACATAAAAAACAACAAAAGCAAGAAGTACAACTTGCATATGCGTAAACCTGATGCAAATTAGAGTATATATAAATACATAGAGCCGCTTTAATCAACAAAGGAGATATTTAATAGAATTCTCTCTCATTCTAGAGGGTCCACACCTTAGTTGTTTAGCAACACATTTAATAAGTTAACAATGGTTGAGGCCAACCATCTTTAAACCCCATATTCAGAGCATTAACTTTGGTTTGTTGGTCAAAAGTTGTGATAGCTCTCAAATTCTCAAATGCCCTAGCTAGGTGGTCTCAACTCTATTGtgtttttttaacggccaacgaaTATTTCAAATGGGCTACTAACGAATCCTTCAAATGGGCCACTTCATTAATTTAAACTAAAAATCTTATATCCGGCCTTCACCACCAATGTGGCACCGTCAGCCGCCCCTACGACCACCGCTAACCCCGTCGGCTTCCCACGTAAACTAAAACATGTGATTCATGACAAAACGTATTGAGGATTACTTAGAAACGCGATTTTGGAAGCAAAACGATCATGAACGATCTCGTCTCCCTCACCTTGCACTCTCTCCTCGCCGTCGACCTAGGTTGATTTCCTTAGGTGATTTAAATCACCAAGGTTACATCCAGGTCCCTCCAATTCAATTTCACATGCCTtattcccaaggcttcgtaattAAGCTTTAAATAGTGACAATCGGGTCCTTGGGGATATCCTCTAAATCTTGTGGTTAACGCGTTACAACTCTTGCAGTCTCGTTTGATAAAACCCCGTCAACACCATTCATTTGAATATCTTAGCAATAGATTCTAGGATGTTACAACCACTGATAGCAACGATTCTAGGAAACTTTGCAGCAAAATGCAAGACTGAAGACTCGCAACCAAATATAATTGTACAAATAAAACTCCACAATGATCGTTGCAAGATAAACAATAGAACTTTCGAGTTGTGGAGCTCAAATGAGCAACACTGTACTTATAGTTGCTGGCATACTACTCTTTACCTTTCTAGATTTTTCTAACCTAGACTATTATACAAAATATCTAGCACATTTACAATGTGATAACTTAGAATGGAGTTGCGGTGGTATCGAGATGAGGAAACTGCAGCAGTTTATAGTGATGACTAATGCATACAAGTACTCAGTAACTCAGATATGGATGATAAATGGATATATTGTGTTTGTAAATCATAAGGGCGGGCGGGGCGCCCATCACTCACCAcccactcatcactcacaacatccaatcaagttccgccacgtcatcgagctttattccatcactggtgatggattttagtggaaatgcccatcactcacaacatccaacaATAAACCCTTAGATTCTTCAATTGTTCACGCGGGATGTGTTTGACGCGTTATAgaaggtggtggcggcggtgttatTTGTTGTTCCTCGCGTGGTGGAGGACCCTCACGAGGCGCCCCGTCCCCCCTAATAACCTAAAACTTCAAATTTCATATGCATTAATGGATGCATGTACCACAGAAGTTTCTAGCAAAGACCAACAATCTGTACCATATCCCATAACATAAGCTACTTGTTTACTTTTGTAGACAACATCACATAAATCATTAAGAAGAGCATAATACATAAGAAAAAACAAGAAACACACTAACCGACAGAGAGCATTGATCAATCACTAACTCTACTCCAAATTAGTGTGCCGAGATCGTATCTCATCTGGGGTTTGACCCAAAACCGAAACCAATTTAAAAACCACCATCTCAAACAACACAAACAACGCCCCTTCATACACACTCCCCATCGGAAGCAACGCTCCTCCTCTTCCTCCTTCCACCACACCATCATCATCCGCCATCGTCTGCGCCGCCACGTACGCCACCGCATTCGCATACTTCACCGAAGATCCCAACTCCGGCTGTGCGGTCAGAACCAGCACACGACCACCGTTGGATTTCGCAACACCACAAATGGCATCAACGGTTGAGAAACCGCCTGGACCAGCAGACGCAATAAGGAGGTCGGAGGAGGAGATTGGTGGGGTGGTCATGTCGCCGACGCAATGGGCTGAAAGGCCGAGATGGGCCAGTCTCATGCATAGGGCTTTCATCATTAGACCTTCGCGGCCTACGCCGTAAACGAAGATTTTACCACCGTGGGCGGCGGTGGAGGCTATTTCGTCGACGGTGGTGTGTAGGGGAGATGGGGTGGATGTGGAGTTGGTGAATACGGAGTTGATTTGATTGCAGATTTTGGTTGCCAGGACTGACATTGAATCGCTGCTTGGTTCTGCCATTGACGATTGATTGTTGTTTGTTGAGTTGACCTGAAATTCCTTTGCTACTCTTTAGCAGGAATTCTTATCTGTTTGTGCACGTGCATGTCACGTGGAGTGGGGTAGTATATTTCGATCAGTCGTGTGTAGCAAAGGTCACTTTAGTTTAGCCTCTCACTTTTACAGAGGAAATTTAGTCACTGAAAATCCACTAGCGACTCAGACTCAACTCAAGAAACTCAAGACGAGA
Above is a window of Helianthus annuus cultivar XRQ/B chromosome 14, HanXRQr2.0-SUNRISE, whole genome shotgun sequence DNA encoding:
- the LOC110905099 gene encoding uncharacterized protein LOC110905099 isoform X2, with product METTKNIPIQTNVGIVERVVLLGAPVAIEDEKREAVRKMVFTVNHGLLSQGLTGIELVDVPEVENVSSVSPYCPFSCIRFGLINLQGGGIVVKA
- the LOC110905099 gene encoding 3-hexulose-6-phosphate isomerase isoform X1 produces the protein MAEPSSDSMSVLATKICNQINSVFTNSTSTPSPLHTTVDEIASTAAHGGKIFVYGVGREGLMMKALCMRLAHLGLSAHCVGDMTTPPISSSDLLIASAGPGGFSTVDAICGVAKSNGGRVLVLTAQPELGSSVKYANAVAYVAAQTMADDDGVVEGGRGGALLPMGSVYEGALFVLFEMVVFKLVSVLGQTPDEIRSRHTNLE